The following proteins are encoded in a genomic region of Arachis stenosperma cultivar V10309 chromosome 4, arast.V10309.gnm1.PFL2, whole genome shotgun sequence:
- the LOC130974603 gene encoding uncharacterized mitochondrial protein AtMg01250-like, whose product MGFVHRWRAWVMECVTNASISVLINGSSSKPFKLERGLRQGDPLSPFLFVLVVDVLHRMVGEAIRNSCISSLLVGRDSIELSHLQFADDTILFCPPEEETIKSYQWLLRCFELISGLMINFEKSSLIPINCDGQWV is encoded by the coding sequence ATGGGGTTCGTGCATAGATGGAGAGCATGGGTTATGGAGTGTGTGACAAATGCATCTATATCGGTTCTAATAAATGGTTCTTCATCTAAGCCGTTCAAATTGGAAAGAGGTTTGAGACAAGGTGACCCACTTTCTCCTTTCTTATTTGTTTTGGTTGTGGATGTGCTGCATCGAATGGTTGGAGAGGCTATCAGGAACAGTTGCATATCTTCGTTGTTGGTAGGGAGAGATAGTATAGAGTTGTCGCACCTGCAGTTTGCTGATGATACTATTCTATTTTGTCCACCTGAAGAGGAGACTATTAAGAGCTACCAGTGGCTTCTGCGATGTTTTGAGTTGATATCAGGACTAATGATTAATTTTGAGAAGTCCAGCTTGATTCCAATTAATTGTGATGGGCAGTGGGTCTAA
- the LOC130974604 gene encoding uncharacterized protein LOC130974604 — MDKTTRYFHNIASTRRRNNRIDTLVINGRQVKNQARIKLVIREFYKDLYHQEASLMMGFRDGLVGKIEEADARTLEELSSAEEIRVAMWDCESSKAPSCDGYNMNFIKRYWGELGPEFTTIVMGFFQTSRLLADTNITWVALAPKFVGAKEIKDLRLMSMVGCIYKVISKVLVSRMRAVMPGLVEETQSAFVKGRKIHDGALIACETVN; from the coding sequence ATGGACAAAACCACAAGATACTTTCACAATATAGCCTCAACAAGAAGGCGGAATAATAGGATTGATACACTAGTAATCAACGGCAGACAGGTCAAGAATCAAGCGAGAATCAAGCTAGTTATCAGAGAATTCTACAAGGATTTATATCATCAGGAAGCTTCTCTTATGATGGGATTCAGAGATGGTTTGGTGGGCAAGATAGAGGAGGCAGATGCTAGGACTTTAGAGGAGCTGTCGTCGGCTGAAGAGATCAGAGTGGCTATGTGGGACTGTGAGTCTTCTAAAGCGCCAAGTTGTGATGGGTACAACATGAATTTCATCAAGAGGTACTGGGGTGAGCTTGGGCCTGAGTTCACGACAATAGTGATGGGATTCTTCCAGACATCAAGATTACTGGCAGATACCAATATCACTTGGGTGGCGCTAGCACCCAAGTTCGTTGGTGCGAAGGAGATCAAAGATTTACGACTTATGAGTATGGTGGGGTGTATTTACAAGGTGATCTCGAAGGTACTAGTCAGCAGGATGAGGGCAGTAATGCCGGGATTAGTAGAGGAGACTCAGAGTGCGTTTGTCAAAGGGAGGAAAATACATGATGGGGCACTTATTGCGTGTGAAACAGTAAACTGA
- the LOC130974605 gene encoding putative white-brown complex homolog protein 30, whose protein sequence is MNYGTRKNIIINNGVFLVLLLSCFLPRVQSADPQPTSAMIPSFYTEEIYKEIEALATVLTIDIKKNLGYCIKDIKKDWLEAFDFKGKLDFVDGCVKQKGDFRDRMCTAAEIRYYFRSLLQGGSDGNYVKPNRNCNLTSWVPGCEPGWSCSADEPIDLKKDNKEEIPSRVSNSQPCCEGFFCPEGLTCMITCPLGSYCPISTLDAQNGVCNPYGYKVPAGDKNHSCGSADTWSSAVNNTNIFCEAGHYCPTTTQKSVCNKGYYCRAGSTDPIACSKLSTCNPESESQTMHAYSALLIVALSTLLVFIYNCSDQVLATRERRQAKSRERAAKHVRETVQARERWKMAKDIAKKRTMESLNRTFSRRKSQKMSDLPNTMANVENNKEPSNLSKMMDSIENDPNSQEGFDVQIGDKNVKKQQMTKGKNLHTHSQILRYAYGQIEKEKAQQEKNTNLTFSGVISMATEQGEEVRKRPVIEIAFKDITLTLKGKNKHLLRCVSGKFMPGRISAVMGPSGAGKTTFLSALVGKARGCNITGEILINGKNDSIHCYKKITGFVPQDDIVHGNLTVEENLRFSARCRLSADLPKADKVLIVERVIESLGLQPVRDSLVGTVEKRGISGGQRKRVNVGLEMVMEPSLLILDEPTTGLDSASSSLLLKALRREALEGVNICMVLHQPSYTLFRMFDDIVFLAKGGLTAYHGPVKNVEEYFASIGIPVPDRVNPPDHFIDILEGLVKPSATGVTHEQLPVRWMLHNGYAVPPDMLHFVDQIAAASGGATVVPTSQSIKVTENEQSFFSEFWEDLRDNIQSQLDRLEAIFMTSKDLSNRRTPSIARQYRYFIGRVGKQRLREAKLQAVDYLLLLVAGAILGMLTKVNDNSFGSLGYTFTIIAVSLLCKIGALRSFSNDKLNYWRESASGISSLAHFLSKDTVDLFNTIIKPVVFLSMFYFFSNPRSSFASNYVVLLCLVYCVTGIAYIFAIYFAYSLAQLWSVLLPVVMTLIAKQNDDSILMHIIMKVCYPRWALEAFVIANAERYTGVWLITRCTSLLVSRYNLGDWDFCLIALVVYGIVARIVAFFCLVISQKR, encoded by the exons ATGAATTATGGAACGAGGAAGaacattattattaataatggCGTATTCCTCGTTTTACTACTCTCATGTTTTCTACCACGTGTTCAATCTGCGGACCCGCAGCCAACTTCTGCTATGATACCATCATTTTACACGGAAGAAATTTACAAGGAAATTGAAGCTCTTGCCACAGTTTTAACGATAGATATCAAGAAAAACCTAGGCTACTGCATTAAGGATAT AAAAAAAGATTGGCTGGAAGCGTTTGATTTCAAGGGCAAGTTAGATTTCGTCGATGGTTGTGTTAAGCAAAAAG GGGATTTCAGAGATCGGATGTGCACAGCAGCGGAAATAAGGTACTACTTCAGGAGTTTGTTGCAAGGGGGTTCAGATGGGAATTATGTGAAACCAAACAGGAATTGCAACTTGACTTCATGGGTTCCTGGTTGTGAACCTGGTTGGAGTTGTAGTGCTGATGAGCCTATTGATCTCAAGAAGGATAATAAGGAGGAAATTCCTTCTAGAGTTTCAAATTCCCAACCTTGTTGTGAGGGCTTCTTCTGCCCTGAAGGCTTGACTTGCATGATAA CTTGCCCCCTTGGTTCGTATTGTCCAATTTCAACGCTAGATGCACAAAATGGAGTATGTAACCC ATATGGTTACAAGGTCCCTGCAGGGGACAAGAATCATAGTTGTGGTAGTGCTGATACTTGGAGTAGTGCTGTCAACAATACTAACATATTCTGTGAAGCAGGACATTATTGCCCAACTACAACCCAAAAGTCTGTTTGCAATAAGGG ATACTATTGCAGGGCTGGATCAACTGATCCAATCG cATGCTCCAAGTTGAGTACCTGTAATCCAGAATCTGAAAGCCAAACGATGCATGCTTATAGTGCTTTGCTCATT GTGGCTTTGAGTACACTCCTAGTCTTCATTTATAACTGTTCTGATCAAGTTCTTGCGACCCGAGAAAGAAGGCAAGCGAAATCCAGAGAACGTGCAGCAAAGCATGTCCGAGAAACGGTGCAAGCACGTGAAAGGTGGAAGATGGCAAAAGATATTGCCAAGAAGCGTACAATGGAGTCGTTGAATCGCACATTCTCGCGAAGGAAGTCACAGAAGATGTCAGATCTTCCAAATACCATGGCAAATGTAGAGAACAACAAGGAGCCTAGCAACCTCTCGAAGATGATGGATTCCATTGAGAATGATCCCAACAGTCAGGAAGGCTTCGACGTGCAGATTGGAGATAAGAATGTGAAGAAGCAGCAGATGACAAAGGGAAAGAATCTGCATACACATAGCCAGATTTTGAGGTATGCTTATGGCCAGATTGAGAAGGAGAAAGCTCAGCAAGAGAAGAACACTAACTTGACATTCTCAGGAGTGATATCGATGGCCACCGAACAAGGAGAGGAAGTGAGAAAAAGGCCTGTGATTGAGATAGCTTTCAAGGACATAACTCTCACTTTGAAAGGGAAGAACAAGCATCTTCTGAGGTGTGTGTCCGGCAAGTTCATGCCAGGTCGAATTTCAGCTGTCATGGGACCCTCAGGGGCTGGGAAAACCACATTCCTTTCGGCTTTGGTAGGAAAAGCCAGAGGGTGCAATATAACAGGTGAAATTCTTATTAATGGAAAAAATGATTCCATTCACTGTTATAAGAAAATCACAGGTTTTGTGCCACAAGATGATATTGTCCATGGAAACTTGACAGTGGAGGAAAATCTTCGTTTTAGTGCAAGATGCag ACTATCGGCGGACTTGCCGAAAGCAGATAAGGTTTTGATTGTTGAGAGGGTAATTGAGTCCTTGGGACTTCAGCCAGTGAGGGATTCTCTAGTCGGTACAGTAGAGAAGCGAGGCATATCCGGAGGACAGAGAAAACGTGTAAATGTTGGCCTGGAGATGGTGATGGAGCCTTCCTTGTTAATCTTAGATGAGCCTACAACTGGCCTTGACAGTGCATCTTCCAGTTTGCTACTTAAGGCTCTTCGACGCGAAGCTCTCGAAGGCGTTAACATTTGCATGGTGCTTCATCAACCAAG CTATACTTTGTTTAGAATGTTTGATGATATAGTGTTTCTAGCCAAAGGTGGCCTTACTGCATACCATGGCCCTGTGAAAAATGTAGAAGAATACTTTGCCAGTATTGGGATTCCTGTGCCGGACCGTGTGAATCCTCCAGACCATTTCATTGACATTCTAGAAGGTTTGGTGAAACCGAGTGCAACAGGTGTAACTCATGAACAACTTCCTGTCAGATGGATGCTTCACAATGGATATGCAGTGCCACCAGATATGCTTCATTTTGTTGATCAAATCGCAGCGGCTTCTGGTGGCGCAACTGTGGTTCCTACAAGTCAGTCAATAAAGGTTACTGAGAATgagcaatcttttttctcaGAGTTTTGGGAGGATTTGAGGGATAATATTCAGAGCCAACTAGATCGCCTTGAGGCGATCTTTATGACGTCGAAGGACTTATCGAACCGGAGAACTCCTAGTATAGCCAGGCAGTACAGATATTTTATTGGCCG GGTCGGTAAGCAGCGGCTGAGAGAGGCTAAATTACAAGCTGTAGACTATCTCCTTTTACTAGTTGCTGGTGCTATCTTGGGAATGCTCACTAAAGTGAATGATAACTCATTTGGCTCCCTTGGTTATACATTTACAATCATAGCCGTCT CTCTACTTTGCAAGATTGGTGCCCTAAGATCATTTTCTAATGACAAGTTAAATTACTGGAGGGAGAGCGCCTCTGGGATCAGTAGCCTGGCCCATTTTCTATCTAAAGACACAGTTGATCTTTTCAACACAATCATCAAACCGGTTGTTTTTCTATCCATGTTCTACTTTTTCAGCAATCCAAGGTCAAGCTTTGCAAGTAACTATGTAGTGTTGCTTTGTTTGGTGTACTGTGTGACTGGCATAGCTTATATATTCGCCATCTACTTCGCCTACAGTCTTGCACAGCTG TGGTCAGTGTTGCTTCCTGTGGTTATGACCCTCATTGCAAAACAAAACGACGATTCAATACTCATGCACATTATAATGAAAGTTTGCTACCCAAGATGGGCTTTGGAGGCCTTTGTCATTGCAAATGCTGAAAG GTACACTGGGGTGTGGCTAATAACACGTTGCACTTCACTGCTGGTGAGTAGGTATAATCTTGGGGACTGGGACTTTTGTCTGATTGCCCTTGTTGTTTATGGTATCGTTGCCAGAATTGTGGCCTTCTTTTGCCTTGTTATTTCCCAAAAGAGGTGA